A window of the Polypterus senegalus isolate Bchr_013 chromosome 4, ASM1683550v1, whole genome shotgun sequence genome harbors these coding sequences:
- the tada2b gene encoding transcriptional adapter 2-beta, which yields MADLGKKYCVYCLADVTNLRLRCTECQDIELCPECFSAGAEIGGHRRGHGYQLVDGGRFTLWGPEAEGGWTSREEQLLLDAIEQYGFGNWEDMAAHVGPSRTPQEVMDHYVNMYIHGNLGKACIPDSIPNRVTDHTCPSGGPLSPSLTTPLPPLDISVAEQQQLGYMPLRDDYEIEYDQDAETLISGLSVNYDDDDVEIEMKRAHVDMYVRKLKERQRRKTIARDYNLVPAFLGKDKKEKEKEKDKAVTGNATPAATAATSATVKRKITKEEKEQRLKLRPLCQFMAFRELEEFFENMHKERLLRAKIRELQRYRRNGITKLDESVEFEAARHKREKRKENKSVNQSKRGGNTGGGGSSGIKEDGKDSEFAAIEHLSGFELLSEREKVLCNSLNLSPTSYLTVKTIIIKDHLQKRQGIPSKSRLPSYLDKVIKKRILNFLTESGWISRDAS from the exons ATGGCTGACCTGGGAAAGAAATACTGTGTGTACTGCCTAGCAGATGTAACCAATTTGCGCCTTCGATGCACGGAATGTCAGGACATTGAGCTATGCCCGGAGTGCTTTTCCGCCGGCGCAGAAATCGGGGGGCATCGGCGGGGGCACGGCTATCAGCTGGTGGACGGAGGGCGCTTCACCCTTTGGGGTCCCGAAGCGGAGGGAGGCTGGACTAGCAGGGAAGAGCAGTTGCTACTCGATGCAATCGAGCAGTACGGCTTTGGAAACTgg gaGGACATGGCTGCTCATGTTGGACCCTCCCGTACGCCCCAGGAAGTGATGGACCACTACGTTAATATGTACATACATGGCAACTTAGGCAAAGCCTGTATTCCAGACAGTATACCAAATCGGGTTACAGACCACACATGTCCTAGTGGAGGACCCCTCTCTCCAAGTCTGACAACCCCACTACCACCATTAGATATTTCAGTTGCTGAACAGCAGCAGTTGGGCTATATGCCATTACGTGATGACTATGAGATTGAGTATGACCAAGATGCTGAGACCCTCATCAGTGGACTTTCTGTGAATTACGACGATGACGATGTAGAGATTGAAATGAAACGTGCCCACGTGGATATGTATGTGCGTAAACTAAAAGAAAGACAGCGTCGGAAGACGATTGCTCGGGACTACAACCTAGTGCCAGCATTCCTTggcaaagataaaaaagaaaaggaaaaagaaaaagacaaggcAGTTACTGGGAATGCGACCCCTGCAGCCACAGCAGCAACTTCAGCAACTGTCAAAAGAAAAATTACCAAGGAGGAGAAGGAGCAGCGACTCAAGCTGCGACCTCTGTGTCAGTTTATGGCCTTTCGGGAACTTGAAGAATTTTTTGAAAACATGCACAAGGAACGCCTTCTGCGAGCAAagattcgtgagctgcagaggtATCGACGCAATGGCATTACTAAGCTTGATGAGTCTGTGGAGTTTGAAGCAGCTCGTCATAAAAGAGAGAAGCGTAAAGAGAATAAGAGCGTGAACCAGTCCAAGAGAGGTGGCAATACAGGTGGTGGAGGGAGCAGTGGCATAAAAGAAGACGGAAAAGACAGTGAGTTTGCTGCCATTGAGCATCTTTCAGGGTTTGAGCTGTTATCTGAGCGGGAAAAAGTGCTCTGTAACTCTCTCAATCTCAGTCCAACTAGTTACCTGACTGTGAAAACGATAATAATAAAAGACCACTTGCAGAAACGTCAAGGAATCCCATCTAAAAGCCGTCTCCCAAGTTACCTGgacaaagtcattaaaaaaaggattttgaaCTTTTTGACAGAGAGTGGCTGGATATCTAGGGATGCAtcctga